A region from the Coffea eugenioides isolate CCC68of chromosome 9, Ceug_1.0, whole genome shotgun sequence genome encodes:
- the LOC113783318 gene encoding EH domain-containing protein 2 isoform X1, with product MEKTVSVPITYSCSKDHQKIYQYWFNFADSDGDGRLTGNDATKIFAMSNLSRPELKQVWALADSKKQGFLGLTEFITAMQLIALAQEGHEINSALLKNAAVLESLNLPVMEGLAALQAKTNVSPVKEKLEGNGTAELQSNPLVKLSKRKSAKKSLSSVAPVTSVTDGLKRLYNEKLRPLEVTYHFNDFGSPLLTNSDFDAKPMVMLLGQYSTGKTTFIKHLLGCSYPGAHIGPEPTTDRFIVVMSGPDERSIPGNTIAVHAEMPFTGLTTFGGAFLSKFECSQMPHPLLEHITFVDTPGVLSGEKQRTQRSYDFTGVISWFAAKCDMILLLFDPHKLDISDEFKRVISSLRGNDDKIRVVLNKADQVDTQQLMRVYGALMWSLGKILNTPEVVRVYIGSFNDKPVNEEAVGPIGNDLFEKEQDDLLVDLMDIPKKACDRRINELVKRARAAKIHAYIMSHLKKEMPSLMGKAKTQQRLIDNLEDVFAKVQKEFHLPAGDFPSVEHFREVLKSGYKIDDFEKMKPKLIQVVDDMLGYDIPELLRNFRNPYE from the exons ATGGAGAAGACGGTTTCAGTTCCAATCACTTATTCTTGCTCGAAAGATCACCAGAAGATCTATCAGTATTGGTTCAACTTCGCCGACTCAg ACGGCGATGGCCGCTTGACTGGAAATGATGCTACGAAAATTTTCGCCATGTCCAATTTGTCTAGGCCTGAACTCAAGCAG gtcTGGGCATTAGCCGATTCCAAAAAGCAAGGTTTCCTTGGTCTGACGGAGTTTATCACTGCAATGCAG TTGATAGCTCTTGCACAAGAAGGTCATGAAATAAACTCAGCTCTCCTTAAAAACGCAG CTGTCTTGGAAAGTCTGAATCTCCCTGTGATGGAAGGTTTGGCTGCATTACAGGCC AAGACCAACGTATCACCAGTCAAGGAAAAGCTTGAAGGAAATG GAACTGCTGAACTGCAGTCCAATCCCCTAGTCAAATTATCTAAAAGAAAATCTGCAAAGAAG TCCCTGAGTTCCGTTGCCCCTGTTACTTCTGTCActgatggcttgaaaagattgTACAATGAAAAGCTAAGGCCTTTGGAAGTTACCTACCATTTCAATGATTTTGGGTCGCCATTACTG ACAAATAGTGATTTTGACGCCAAACCAATGGTCATGCTTTTGGGCCAATATTCAACTGGAAAAACCACATTTATCAAACACTTGCTTGGGTGTAGTTATCCAG GAGCTCATATTGGACCAGAACCAACTACTGATCGTTTTATTGTTGTTATG TCTGGACCAGATGAGAGAAGCATTCCTGGCAACACCATTGCTGTTCATGCAGAGATGCCATTTACTGGCTTGACAACTTTTGGAGGAGCCTTTTTGTCCAAGTTTGAGTGTTCCCAAATGCCACATCCT CTGCTTGAACATATAACTTTTGTGGACACTCCTGGGGTTTTGTCTGGGGAGAAGCAGCGGACACAACGTAGTTATGATTTTACCGGCgttatctcatggtttgctgcAAAATGTGATATGATACTCCTGCTTTTTGACCCACACAAATTAGATATCAGTGATGAATTTAAACGCGTCATCTCGTCTTTACGTGGTAATGATGACAAGATACGTGTTGTTTTAAACAAAGCTGACCAAGTAGACACGCAGCAA TTGATGAGAGTATATGGTGCATTAATGTGGTCCCTTgggaaaattttgaataccCCAGAGGTGGTGCGTGTCTATATTGG CTCGTTCAATGACAAGCCAGTTAATGAAGAAGCAGTAGGTCCAATTGGAAATGATCTTTTTGAGAAAGAGCAAGATGACCTTCTGGTGGACTTGATGGACATTCCTAAAAAAGCTTGTGACCGACGG ATCAATGAGTTGGTTAAACGTGCACGTGCTGCTAAAATCCATGCTTACATAATGAGCCATCTCAAAAAGGAGATGCCTTCATTGATGGGCAAAGCCAAAACTCAGCAGCGACTGATTGATAATCTGGAGGATGTATTCGCAAAG GTCCAAAAAGAGTTTCATCTACCAGCAGGAGATTTTCCGAGTGTGGAGCACTTTAGGGAGGTCCTAAAAAGTGGGTACAAAATTGATGATTTTGAGAAGATGAAGCCTAAGTTGATTCAGGTTGTAGACGATATGTTGGGTTATGACATTCCAGAGCTCCTGAGAAACTTTAGGAATCCTTACGAGTAA
- the LOC113783318 gene encoding EH domain-containing protein 2 isoform X2, translated as MEKTVSVPITYSCSKDHQKIYQYWFNFADSDGDGRLTGNDATKIFAMSNLSRPELKQVWALADSKKQGFLGLTEFITAMQLIALAQEGHEINSALLKNAAVLESLNLPVMEGLAALQATNVSPVKEKLEGNGTAELQSNPLVKLSKRKSAKKSLSSVAPVTSVTDGLKRLYNEKLRPLEVTYHFNDFGSPLLTNSDFDAKPMVMLLGQYSTGKTTFIKHLLGCSYPGAHIGPEPTTDRFIVVMSGPDERSIPGNTIAVHAEMPFTGLTTFGGAFLSKFECSQMPHPLLEHITFVDTPGVLSGEKQRTQRSYDFTGVISWFAAKCDMILLLFDPHKLDISDEFKRVISSLRGNDDKIRVVLNKADQVDTQQLMRVYGALMWSLGKILNTPEVVRVYIGSFNDKPVNEEAVGPIGNDLFEKEQDDLLVDLMDIPKKACDRRINELVKRARAAKIHAYIMSHLKKEMPSLMGKAKTQQRLIDNLEDVFAKVQKEFHLPAGDFPSVEHFREVLKSGYKIDDFEKMKPKLIQVVDDMLGYDIPELLRNFRNPYE; from the exons ATGGAGAAGACGGTTTCAGTTCCAATCACTTATTCTTGCTCGAAAGATCACCAGAAGATCTATCAGTATTGGTTCAACTTCGCCGACTCAg ACGGCGATGGCCGCTTGACTGGAAATGATGCTACGAAAATTTTCGCCATGTCCAATTTGTCTAGGCCTGAACTCAAGCAG gtcTGGGCATTAGCCGATTCCAAAAAGCAAGGTTTCCTTGGTCTGACGGAGTTTATCACTGCAATGCAG TTGATAGCTCTTGCACAAGAAGGTCATGAAATAAACTCAGCTCTCCTTAAAAACGCAG CTGTCTTGGAAAGTCTGAATCTCCCTGTGATGGAAGGTTTGGCTGCATTACAGGCC ACCAACGTATCACCAGTCAAGGAAAAGCTTGAAGGAAATG GAACTGCTGAACTGCAGTCCAATCCCCTAGTCAAATTATCTAAAAGAAAATCTGCAAAGAAG TCCCTGAGTTCCGTTGCCCCTGTTACTTCTGTCActgatggcttgaaaagattgTACAATGAAAAGCTAAGGCCTTTGGAAGTTACCTACCATTTCAATGATTTTGGGTCGCCATTACTG ACAAATAGTGATTTTGACGCCAAACCAATGGTCATGCTTTTGGGCCAATATTCAACTGGAAAAACCACATTTATCAAACACTTGCTTGGGTGTAGTTATCCAG GAGCTCATATTGGACCAGAACCAACTACTGATCGTTTTATTGTTGTTATG TCTGGACCAGATGAGAGAAGCATTCCTGGCAACACCATTGCTGTTCATGCAGAGATGCCATTTACTGGCTTGACAACTTTTGGAGGAGCCTTTTTGTCCAAGTTTGAGTGTTCCCAAATGCCACATCCT CTGCTTGAACATATAACTTTTGTGGACACTCCTGGGGTTTTGTCTGGGGAGAAGCAGCGGACACAACGTAGTTATGATTTTACCGGCgttatctcatggtttgctgcAAAATGTGATATGATACTCCTGCTTTTTGACCCACACAAATTAGATATCAGTGATGAATTTAAACGCGTCATCTCGTCTTTACGTGGTAATGATGACAAGATACGTGTTGTTTTAAACAAAGCTGACCAAGTAGACACGCAGCAA TTGATGAGAGTATATGGTGCATTAATGTGGTCCCTTgggaaaattttgaataccCCAGAGGTGGTGCGTGTCTATATTGG CTCGTTCAATGACAAGCCAGTTAATGAAGAAGCAGTAGGTCCAATTGGAAATGATCTTTTTGAGAAAGAGCAAGATGACCTTCTGGTGGACTTGATGGACATTCCTAAAAAAGCTTGTGACCGACGG ATCAATGAGTTGGTTAAACGTGCACGTGCTGCTAAAATCCATGCTTACATAATGAGCCATCTCAAAAAGGAGATGCCTTCATTGATGGGCAAAGCCAAAACTCAGCAGCGACTGATTGATAATCTGGAGGATGTATTCGCAAAG GTCCAAAAAGAGTTTCATCTACCAGCAGGAGATTTTCCGAGTGTGGAGCACTTTAGGGAGGTCCTAAAAAGTGGGTACAAAATTGATGATTTTGAGAAGATGAAGCCTAAGTTGATTCAGGTTGTAGACGATATGTTGGGTTATGACATTCCAGAGCTCCTGAGAAACTTTAGGAATCCTTACGAGTAA